The proteins below are encoded in one region of bacterium:
- the pxpB gene encoding 5-oxoprolinase subunit PxpB — protein sequence MDVTTPQFRPLGDAGLVVEFGGDEISDAANAAVLALRRELDARPPAGVRETVPTYRSLLVVYDPASTSASEVRTAVTERLREADLMHLPAGRLIEIPTAYGGVHGPDLAGVAAETGLSEAQVVAVHTGAEYRVYMLGFSPGFPYMGTLPPPIRVPRLPSPRTRVPVRSVAMAGQQTGVYPTDSPGGWRLIGRTPLRIYDPLRSEPFLLDAGDRVRYAAISAEEYEQRAPVDESTLPAVIPSRPDFVAEHGGLLTTIQDLGRPGYRRFGMPQSGAMDPLALRIVNLLLGNPPGAAAVEVTFPGPRLIALHRTTIAIGGADLAPLVNGRDAPMWCAVALAEGDVLSFGAPRTGLWGYVAMPGGVDVSPVLGSRATYVRGGIGGYGGRRLRGGDRLAASRRAPAASLRLAGPHAPRIGGDAEVRVVMGPQEDYFTPEAVAAFLAEEYHLSYEVDRVGYRLDGPRLSHRARVELLSDGLLPGAIQVPAGGQPIVIMADGPTAGGYPKIAAVVRRDLRLLAQLPRGTPLRFRAVDWETSRRASQDEAAYLASLRFERA from the coding sequence ATGGACGTGACGACCCCGCAGTTCCGTCCGCTCGGAGATGCGGGGCTCGTCGTCGAGTTCGGCGGCGACGAGATCTCCGATGCGGCAAACGCCGCCGTGCTTGCACTCCGGCGGGAACTCGACGCGCGCCCGCCGGCGGGGGTGCGGGAGACGGTGCCGACGTACCGCTCGCTGCTCGTGGTGTACGATCCGGCGTCCACGTCAGCGTCGGAGGTCCGCACCGCCGTCACGGAGCGGTTGCGCGAAGCCGACCTGATGCACCTGCCCGCGGGGCGCCTGATCGAGATCCCGACGGCGTATGGCGGCGTCCACGGGCCCGATCTCGCGGGCGTGGCCGCGGAGACCGGACTGTCGGAGGCCCAGGTTGTGGCGGTGCACACCGGCGCCGAGTACCGAGTCTACATGCTGGGGTTTTCGCCTGGATTCCCCTACATGGGCACGCTGCCCCCTCCGATTCGCGTGCCGCGGCTCCCGTCGCCGCGCACCAGGGTGCCCGTACGTTCCGTCGCGATGGCGGGTCAGCAGACCGGTGTGTACCCGACGGATAGCCCGGGCGGATGGCGGTTGATCGGCCGGACGCCGCTGAGGATCTATGATCCGTTGCGCTCGGAACCGTTCCTGCTCGACGCCGGAGACCGGGTGCGCTATGCGGCGATCTCTGCCGAGGAGTACGAACAGCGGGCACCGGTCGACGAGTCCACACTGCCGGCGGTGATCCCATCCCGGCCGGACTTCGTCGCCGAGCACGGAGGGCTCCTCACCACGATCCAGGATCTCGGACGTCCCGGATATCGGCGCTTCGGGATGCCCCAGAGCGGCGCGATGGACCCGCTCGCGCTGCGGATCGTCAACCTGCTGCTGGGAAACCCGCCGGGCGCGGCTGCGGTGGAGGTCACGTTCCCAGGGCCTCGTCTCATCGCGCTCCATCGCACCACGATCGCGATTGGGGGGGCCGATCTCGCGCCGCTCGTGAACGGGCGAGACGCGCCGATGTGGTGCGCTGTGGCGCTCGCCGAGGGCGACGTGCTCTCGTTTGGCGCGCCGCGCACCGGGCTGTGGGGGTACGTGGCGATGCCCGGTGGCGTGGACGTGTCCCCGGTGTTGGGCAGCCGGGCCACCTATGTTCGCGGCGGGATCGGCGGCTACGGCGGACGGCGGCTCCGCGGCGGCGATCGCCTCGCCGCGTCGCGCCGGGCGCCTGCCGCATCGTTGCGGCTCGCCGGACCGCATGCGCCCCGGATCGGCGGCGACGCCGAGGTGCGCGTCGTAATGGGTCCCCAGGAGGACTACTTCACCCCGGAGGCGGTCGCGGCGTTCCTTGCCGAGGAGTACCACCTGAGCTACGAGGTGGACCGGGTGGGGTATCGGCTCGACGGCCCACGCCTTTCGCACCGGGCCCGCGTCGAGCTGCTGTCCGACGGGCTGCTCCCCGGAGCGATCCAGGTGCCCGCCGGCGGCCAGCCGATCGTCATCATGGCCGACGGTCCAACGGCGGGCGGCTACCCGAAGATCGCCGCGGTCGTGCGTCGGGATCTGCGCCTCTTGGCCCAGCTGCCTCGCGGCACGCCGCTGCGGTTTCGCGCCGTCGATTGGGAGACGTCGCGCCGGGCGTCGCAGGACGAGGCGGCGTACCTCGCGTCGCTTCGTTTTGAGCGCGCGTGA
- a CDS encoding helix-turn-helix domain-containing protein, with amino-acid sequence MARTLEDLVTVREVARECHRTAETIRRWIWNGKLPASKLGNQLFVKRDDLARVSRDKARRVPGGTAGTAEKRGYPNQLVVLRRARAVRDRIRRRVGGTVDVLTALDRSRERHP; translated from the coding sequence GTGGCGAGAACACTCGAGGATCTTGTAACGGTGAGGGAGGTCGCGCGGGAGTGTCACCGGACCGCCGAGACCATCCGCCGGTGGATCTGGAACGGGAAGCTGCCGGCCAGCAAACTGGGCAACCAGCTCTTCGTCAAGCGGGATGACCTGGCGCGCGTCAGTCGCGATAAGGCGCGGCGCGTTCCTGGGGGGACCGCGGGGACCGCGGAGAAGCGCGGCTATCCGAACCAGTTGGTCGTACTCAGGCGGGCCCGCGCTGTGCGGGACCGCATCCGTCGGCGTGTCGGCGGAACGGTCGATGTGCTGACGGCCCTTGATCGGTCCAGGGAGCGCCATCCGTAG
- the alr gene encoding alanine racemase, whose protein sequence is MGSGPSPDRPPPRGTSPRTEVPRPTRAAWAEIDLDAVRENLRALRGVAAPARMLAVVKADAYGHGAVQVARAAVGAGAWGLGVATVDEGIELRRAGIAAPVLVLGSIRPEEAEAAVAHELRLTVSETTVALAASRAAATVGRVAHLHLKVDTGMGRLGVAPEDAAPLATRVTALPHVALEGCFTHFASADEVDLASASGQLAVFRGVLEGLERAGVRPAFRHAANSAATLAMPASRLDLVRCGIALYGIPPAPHLAGRVALRPVMRLCARIVYRKRVPAGTPVGYGHTHRTSRETTLVTLPVGYADGYPRLAGDGCTVLLAGRCAPIVGRISMDQMTVDAGDAPAEPGDEVELWGPAVPVEVVARAARTISYEVLARTSRRVPRVFLEQGRVCAVRTLCGDQ, encoded by the coding sequence ATGGGCTCCGGACCGTCTCCTGACCGCCCGCCGCCGCGCGGGACGTCGCCCCGGACCGAGGTCCCGAGACCGACGCGCGCGGCGTGGGCGGAGATCGACCTCGATGCGGTGCGCGAGAATCTCCGCGCTCTCCGCGGCGTGGCGGCACCGGCGCGCATGCTCGCGGTCGTCAAGGCCGACGCGTACGGTCACGGTGCCGTGCAGGTCGCGCGCGCAGCGGTGGGGGCCGGCGCGTGGGGGCTCGGCGTCGCCACGGTGGACGAGGGGATCGAGCTGCGCCGCGCGGGGATCGCGGCGCCCGTGCTGGTGCTGGGCTCGATCCGGCCCGAGGAAGCGGAGGCGGCGGTCGCGCATGAGCTGCGTCTGACGGTCTCGGAGACGACCGTCGCGCTCGCCGCGAGCCGTGCGGCCGCCACCGTCGGGCGGGTCGCGCATCTACACCTGAAGGTCGACACCGGGATGGGGCGGCTCGGCGTTGCGCCGGAGGACGCGGCCCCGCTTGCGACCCGCGTCACGGCACTCCCGCACGTGGCCCTGGAGGGCTGCTTCACCCACTTTGCCAGCGCCGACGAGGTCGATCTCGCGTCCGCGTCTGGGCAATTGGCGGTGTTCCGCGGGGTGCTCGAGGGACTCGAACGCGCGGGCGTGCGCCCCGCGTTCCGGCACGCGGCCAACAGCGCGGCGACCCTCGCGATGCCGGCGTCGCGCCTCGATCTCGTGCGCTGCGGGATCGCGCTCTACGGAATTCCACCGGCGCCGCATCTCGCGGGGCGGGTCGCCCTGCGCCCGGTGATGCGCTTGTGCGCGCGGATCGTGTACCGCAAGCGCGTGCCGGCCGGCACGCCGGTCGGTTATGGCCACACGCACCGCACCTCGCGCGAAACGACGCTGGTGACGCTCCCCGTCGGCTACGCCGACGGCTACCCGCGGCTCGCCGGCGACGGATGTACCGTGCTGCTCGCCGGCCGGTGCGCGCCCATCGTCGGCCGCATCAGCATGGATCAGATGACCGTGGACGCGGGCGACGCGCCCGCTGAACCGGGCGACGAGGTCGAGCTCTGGGGCCCCGCCGTGCCGGTCGAGGTTGTGGCGCGGGCGGCTCGGACGATCTCGTACGAGGTGCTGGCGCGGACGTCGCGCCGGGTTCCCCGGGTCTTCCTCGAACAGGGGCGCGTGTGCGCGGTGCGGACGCTGTGCGGGGACCAATGA